The bacterium BMS3Abin14 genome includes a region encoding these proteins:
- a CDS encoding putative zinc metalloprotease, with translation MTTTLSFIAVLGILVLIHESGHFLVAKAMGVGVDRFSIGFPPKMFGIKKGDTEYCVSWIPVGGYVKLRGEDPDELTDPHDPKLYSTRSPGQRAGIIVAGPVMNLVLAFILMPMMFMIGINIPAFFEEPVNVGWVSPDSPAEMAGVRVGDIVVGFNGERTNDWEALFKAMSVNTGPTATIDLLRDGRSLSAVVKGKDLKGDGGLGAYPPMAPVVGSLSPGYPAEKAGIKEGDLILSVGGLPVTHWNEMARVIHGNPDKAITVAVKRGTERIRVQVTPRLDEKTGQGFIGISPESETITRRFGFLESISRGFKRNVELLKLTFSFLWELITLHASIKFLGGPIMIFQVTGQAARAGLSEFIAFMAFLSLQLGILNLLPIPVLDGGHLFFLGLEKLKGKPIDPNVRETAQRIGFALLIILIVVVSYNDILRIFSSR, from the coding sequence ATGACTACCACTCTTTCTTTTATAGCAGTCCTCGGCATCCTCGTCCTCATCCATGAGTCAGGCCATTTTCTGGTGGCGAAAGCCATGGGGGTCGGAGTGGACAGGTTCTCCATAGGGTTTCCTCCGAAGATGTTCGGGATAAAAAAGGGAGACACGGAATACTGCGTCTCGTGGATTCCTGTTGGAGGCTACGTCAAATTGCGGGGGGAAGACCCCGATGAGCTCACAGACCCGCATGATCCAAAGCTGTACAGTACCCGTTCTCCCGGACAGCGGGCCGGGATCATCGTGGCGGGACCTGTCATGAACCTCGTCCTTGCTTTTATCCTGATGCCCATGATGTTCATGATAGGGATCAATATCCCGGCCTTTTTCGAGGAACCCGTTAATGTGGGTTGGGTTTCCCCCGATAGTCCTGCGGAGATGGCCGGGGTGAGGGTCGGAGACATAGTGGTCGGGTTTAACGGAGAGAGGACGAACGACTGGGAGGCCCTTTTCAAGGCCATGTCCGTCAACACCGGCCCCACGGCCACCATTGACCTGCTCAGGGACGGCCGTTCGCTTTCCGCCGTTGTGAAGGGAAAGGACCTTAAGGGTGACGGCGGGCTCGGTGCGTATCCCCCAATGGCCCCTGTTGTCGGTTCCCTGTCGCCCGGATATCCAGCTGAGAAAGCAGGGATTAAGGAGGGAGACCTGATTCTGTCTGTGGGAGGTCTGCCCGTTACCCACTGGAACGAGATGGCCCGGGTCATTCACGGAAACCCGGATAAAGCCATCACCGTTGCGGTGAAAAGGGGTACCGAGAGGATACGGGTCCAAGTGACCCCTCGTCTGGACGAAAAGACCGGGCAGGGCTTCATCGGCATCTCGCCTGAGAGTGAGACAATCACCCGGCGGTTCGGGTTTCTGGAGTCCATCTCCAGGGGGTTCAAGCGAAATGTTGAGTTGTTGAAGCTGACTTTCAGCTTCCTCTGGGAACTGATTACCCTCCATGCCTCCATAAAATTTCTTGGCGGCCCGATCATGATCTTCCAGGTGACCGGCCAGGCGGCAAGGGCCGGCCTTTCCGAGTTTATCGCGTTTATGGCGTTTCTGAGCCTTCAGCTTGGGATTCTCAACCTTTTGCCTATCCCGGTGCTCGACGGCGGGCATCTTTTCTTCCTGGGGCTGGAGAAACTAAAGGGGAAGCCCATTGATCCCAACGTTCGTGAGACCGCCCAACGAATAGGGTTTGCTCTTCTTATCATTCTCATTGTCGTCGTTTCCTACAACGACATTCTGCGGATTTTTTCGAGCAGATGA
- the dxr gene encoding 1-deoxy-D-xylulose 5-phosphate reductoisomerase, with protein MRRLSLIGSTGSIGRNTLDVAGRRPQDFKVVALASHSDFEGIVEQARRFHPFIVSLFNEESAARAKEKLVGTGITVLSGLDGILDAATLREADIVVSSAVGAAGIMPTFAAVGAGKVVALANKEALVAAGAAITREAERNGARLLPMDSEHSAIFQSLLGQDRKGVRRLILTASGGPFFGRTPEFLDGVTPEMALNHPRWKMGPKVTVDSATMMNKGLEVIEASWLFGLDGESIDTLIHPQSVVHSMVEFVDGSTIAQMGITDMRLPIAFALSYPDRMSLPFDSLDLAAVKKLEFFSPDMERFPCLKLAYNALKSGGGVPAAMNAANEVAVKSFLDRKLPFRKIHAVVRDVMDQTPDVDELKLNEILNCDRWARKAARSIIREFKLKL; from the coding sequence ATGAGGCGGCTGTCACTCATCGGTTCAACCGGGTCCATCGGTAGAAATACCCTTGATGTTGCCGGGCGCAGGCCACAGGATTTCAAGGTTGTGGCGCTGGCTTCGCACTCCGATTTCGAGGGGATAGTTGAACAGGCGAGGCGGTTTCACCCGTTTATCGTATCCCTTTTTAACGAGGAATCGGCTGCACGGGCGAAAGAAAAGCTTGTTGGGACCGGCATCACCGTTCTGTCGGGGCTCGATGGAATCCTCGATGCCGCGACCCTCCGGGAAGCGGACATCGTTGTTTCCTCCGCAGTCGGGGCCGCCGGTATAATGCCGACCTTCGCTGCGGTTGGCGCCGGGAAGGTCGTAGCGTTGGCTAACAAGGAGGCGCTGGTGGCGGCTGGAGCCGCTATCACCAGGGAGGCGGAACGAAATGGCGCGCGCCTCCTTCCCATGGACAGCGAACACTCGGCCATTTTTCAGTCTCTCCTTGGACAGGACCGAAAAGGTGTTCGCAGGCTGATCCTGACTGCCTCGGGGGGGCCTTTTTTCGGGAGAACTCCGGAATTCCTTGATGGGGTAACCCCGGAAATGGCCCTGAATCACCCGCGCTGGAAGATGGGCCCCAAGGTCACTGTTGACTCGGCGACCATGATGAACAAGGGGCTTGAAGTAATCGAGGCCAGCTGGTTGTTTGGCCTTGACGGGGAGTCCATCGATACCTTGATCCATCCTCAGAGCGTTGTTCACAGCATGGTGGAGTTCGTGGATGGTTCCACCATCGCCCAGATGGGAATAACCGATATGCGTCTTCCCATCGCCTTTGCTCTTTCCTACCCCGACAGGATGTCTTTGCCGTTTGACTCACTGGATCTTGCGGCGGTAAAAAAACTCGAATTTTTCAGCCCCGACATGGAGCGGTTCCCGTGTCTCAAGCTGGCCTATAATGCCTTGAAATCCGGCGGAGGAGTGCCGGCGGCCATGAACGCCGCAAACGAGGTGGCTGTTAAGTCTTTTCTGGACAGGAAACTTCCGTTCAGAAAAATACATGCCGTTGTCCGGGACGTAATGGATCAGACCCCGGATGTCGATGAATTAAAATTGAATGAGATCCTTAACTGCGACCGCTGGGCCAGGAAGGCCGCACGGTCCATTATCAGGGAGTTTAAACTTAAATTATGA
- the cdsA gene encoding phosphatidate cytidylyltransferase: MKRVLSAVVLGSAVLLILLAAPPLFGVVLVIATNVIAVMEMRKLVAPGESFPTGMAILGAIVMPLSAWMGGETGLTSGLAASVLILMTAGLAGDRAIGAARGIADGVFVLVFPVWALTHAVLFLGSSHGLLALLYLLLVIWVCDTAAYLFGSAFGKRKLAPAISPNKSVEGFLAGLVSSLLVSMAFYSLSSLDWSLSFIASAGLIIAFAGQLGDLAESLLKRGASVKDSGSLIPGHGGMLDRIDSLLFAIPVFYYLLQFFRGGF; encoded by the coding sequence ATGAAACGTGTTCTGTCGGCGGTGGTCCTGGGCTCGGCCGTTCTCCTGATCCTCCTGGCTGCGCCCCCACTCTTTGGAGTCGTCCTGGTGATTGCTACCAACGTCATCGCCGTGATGGAAATGAGAAAACTGGTCGCCCCGGGAGAGTCCTTCCCGACGGGCATGGCAATTCTCGGTGCCATTGTCATGCCCCTAAGCGCCTGGATGGGCGGGGAAACAGGGCTGACATCCGGGTTGGCCGCCTCGGTTCTGATCCTGATGACCGCCGGGCTTGCCGGGGATCGGGCCATCGGTGCCGCCAGAGGTATCGCAGACGGTGTTTTTGTCCTCGTTTTTCCCGTATGGGCGCTTACCCACGCAGTTCTCTTTCTGGGGAGCTCTCATGGCCTGTTAGCCCTGCTCTATCTCCTTCTCGTCATATGGGTGTGTGATACCGCTGCCTATCTCTTTGGGAGCGCCTTCGGAAAAAGGAAGCTGGCGCCCGCTATCAGCCCAAATAAATCGGTCGAGGGTTTTCTGGCCGGCCTGGTGTCCTCCCTGCTGGTTTCGATGGCCTTTTACTCACTGTCCTCCCTCGACTGGAGCCTGAGTTTCATAGCCTCGGCCGGACTGATCATCGCTTTTGCCGGGCAGTTGGGGGATCTGGCGGAATCGCTCCTCAAGAGGGGCGCATCCGTGAAGGATTCAGGATCCCTCATCCCTGGTCACGGAGGCATGCTGGACCGGATCGACTCGCTCCTGTTCGCCATTCCCGTTTTCTACTATCTGCTGCAGTTTTTCCGGGGCGGGTTTTGA
- the uppS gene encoding ditrans,polycis-undecaprenyl-diphosphate synthase, with product MSIKIPGHIAIIMDGNGRWAEARGLPRIAGHRAGVKAVRTVIEECARLGVKYLTLFAFSLENWRRPHDEVGGLMTLLDQFLRREFKTLMRNNIRLMTIGRTADIPENVKKTLDRVVDESADNDGTTLVLALSYSGRQDILDAVQRYAEEVRRSSGELPVLDEDAFGAFLATSGIPDPDLLIRTSGEVRISNFLLWQVAYTELYITDRLWPDFSEEDLRLALEEYGRRERRFGMTSGQVRDLK from the coding sequence GTGAGTATCAAGATACCCGGCCATATCGCCATCATCATGGATGGCAACGGAAGGTGGGCCGAGGCCCGCGGGCTTCCCCGGATCGCCGGCCATCGAGCTGGAGTCAAGGCCGTTCGGACCGTGATTGAGGAATGCGCAAGACTGGGTGTGAAGTATCTGACTCTCTTTGCCTTTTCGCTGGAAAACTGGAGAAGGCCCCACGACGAGGTGGGGGGCCTGATGACCCTTCTCGATCAGTTCCTCAGGAGGGAGTTTAAAACCCTCATGAGGAATAACATCCGGCTGATGACCATCGGCAGAACTGCCGACATCCCTGAAAACGTGAAAAAAACCCTCGACAGGGTGGTGGATGAATCGGCGGACAACGATGGAACCACCCTTGTTCTTGCTCTGAGCTACAGTGGACGTCAGGACATCCTGGATGCGGTCCAACGCTATGCCGAGGAGGTCAGGAGGTCGAGCGGAGAATTGCCTGTTCTCGATGAGGATGCTTTCGGCGCCTTTCTGGCCACTTCCGGCATTCCCGATCCCGACCTTCTCATAAGAACAAGCGGAGAGGTCAGAATAAGCAACTTTCTCCTCTGGCAGGTCGCCTACACCGAACTGTATATAACCGACAGGCTCTGGCCGGATTTTTCAGAGGAGGACCTTCGGCTTGCACTGGAAGAGTATGGCCGCCGCGAACGGCGGTTCGGCATGACGTCCGGACAGGTGAGGGACCTGAAATGA
- the frr gene encoding ribosome-recycling factor, whose amino-acid sequence MLKELYQDVESKMRRSIESLGRELATLRTGRASLSILDGITVDYYDSPTPLNQVATLSIPESRLIVIQPWDPSVIKDIEKNIMRSDLGLTPSNDGKVIRIPIPTLTEERRVHLVKVAKRYGEDCKVAIRNLRRDSIAEAKNYEKEKMISEDDLRRAQEEIQKITDRFIEKVDNAFRNKEKEILEV is encoded by the coding sequence ATGCTCAAGGAGCTCTACCAGGATGTGGAAAGCAAGATGCGCAGGTCCATTGAATCCCTGGGAAGGGAACTGGCCACTCTTCGCACCGGGAGGGCTTCCCTTTCCATCCTTGATGGCATCACCGTCGATTATTACGACTCGCCAACCCCTCTCAACCAGGTGGCAACCCTCTCCATCCCGGAAAGCCGTCTCATCGTAATTCAGCCCTGGGATCCATCGGTGATCAAGGATATCGAGAAGAACATCATGCGTTCGGATCTGGGCCTGACGCCTTCAAACGACGGAAAGGTCATACGTATTCCCATCCCCACGTTAACCGAGGAGAGGCGTGTCCATCTCGTCAAGGTTGCCAAACGCTACGGCGAGGATTGCAAGGTTGCCATCCGTAACCTCAGAAGGGACTCCATCGCTGAGGCCAAGAATTATGAGAAGGAAAAGATGATCTCCGAGGACGATCTTCGGCGGGCACAGGAAGAGATTCAGAAGATAACGGATCGGTTCATTGAGAAGGTGGACAATGCTTTCCGAAACAAGGAAAAAGAAATCCTCGAGGTCTAA
- the pyrH gene encoding uridylate kinase, with protein sequence MSEARPAYKRVILKLSGEALLGSRQAGLDFPEVKIIAGEVAEIHSMGVDVGVVIGGGNIFRGAVDSGSVIGRTTGDYMGMIATVINALAFQSTLENLGVPTRVQSAIGMSQVAEAYIRRKAIRHLEKGRVVIFAAGTGNPFFTTDTAAALRAMEVGADILMKATKVDGIYSQDPVTHPQAEKFDRLTYKEVMNRRLMVMDATAIALCMDNDMPIVVFNLKVRGTMIKAVLGEPVGTMVTGEEE encoded by the coding sequence TTGAGCGAAGCCAGGCCGGCATATAAACGGGTAATTCTGAAATTAAGCGGAGAGGCGCTCCTCGGGTCACGACAGGCCGGGCTCGACTTTCCGGAGGTTAAAATCATTGCCGGGGAGGTTGCCGAAATCCATAGCATGGGGGTGGATGTCGGCGTGGTTATCGGCGGTGGAAATATCTTCAGGGGCGCCGTCGACAGTGGCTCGGTCATCGGACGTACAACAGGGGACTACATGGGGATGATTGCAACGGTGATCAACGCCCTCGCATTTCAGAGCACCCTTGAAAACCTTGGGGTTCCAACGAGAGTTCAGTCCGCCATCGGAATGAGCCAGGTCGCAGAAGCATACATACGGCGAAAGGCCATAAGGCATCTGGAGAAGGGAAGGGTGGTCATTTTCGCCGCCGGAACGGGCAACCCGTTTTTCACAACCGATACGGCCGCCGCTCTTCGCGCCATGGAGGTCGGTGCGGATATCCTCATGAAGGCAACAAAGGTGGATGGCATATATTCTCAGGATCCAGTGACCCATCCCCAGGCTGAAAAGTTCGACAGGTTGACCTATAAGGAGGTTATGAACAGACGACTGATGGTCATGGATGCCACCGCCATTGCCCTGTGCATGGACAATGACATGCCTATCGTGGTATTCAACCTGAAAGTACGCGGGACCATGATAAAGGCGGTATTGGGAGAACCTGTGGGGACAATGGTGACAGGGGAGGAAGAGTGA
- the tsf gene encoding elongation factor Ts, whose translation MGISASMVKELREKTGAGFMDCKTALVESDGDAEKAVDFLRKKGLSAAGKRAGRQASEGVVGSYIHMGGKIGVIIEVNCETDFVARTDDFMELVSDLAMHVAASNPLYLRADEVPEDLLNREREIYRAQAVESGKPEKIVDKIVDGKVQKYLQEICLEDQEFIREKGTSVLDFVKSVAGKLGENVQIRRFARFEIGEGQEKAAVC comes from the coding sequence ATGGGAATCAGTGCATCGATGGTCAAGGAACTGAGGGAAAAAACAGGGGCCGGTTTCATGGATTGCAAGACCGCCCTCGTGGAGTCCGATGGCGACGCCGAGAAGGCTGTCGATTTCCTTCGCAAGAAGGGTCTGTCGGCAGCGGGAAAGAGGGCCGGCCGGCAGGCCAGCGAGGGAGTTGTCGGATCCTATATCCACATGGGCGGCAAGATCGGGGTCATCATCGAGGTAAATTGCGAGACTGATTTCGTGGCCAGGACAGATGATTTCATGGAGCTTGTCTCAGATCTGGCAATGCATGTGGCAGCATCCAATCCGCTGTACCTGCGTGCCGATGAGGTCCCGGAGGACCTTTTGAACAGGGAACGCGAGATTTACAGGGCGCAGGCCGTTGAGTCCGGCAAGCCCGAGAAAATTGTGGACAAGATCGTCGACGGGAAGGTCCAGAAATATCTTCAGGAAATCTGTCTGGAGGATCAGGAATTCATAAGGGAAAAGGGAACCAGTGTCCTGGATTTTGTCAAGTCGGTCGCCGGAAAACTTGGTGAGAACGTTCAGATACGGCGATTCGCCCGGTTCGAAATCGGCGAAGGGCAGGAAAAAGCGGCTGTCTGTTAG
- the rpsB gene encoding 30S ribosomal protein S2, producing the protein MAIITMKQLLEAGVHFGHQTRRWNPKMAKYIFGDRNGIYIIDLQKTLRRFKEAYRFVRELSADGGVILFVGTKKQAQESILEESERCRMPYVNHRWLGGLLTNFATIKKSVSRLKQIQAMDKEQGWGGINKKEILGLQKEKDKLARNLEGVKDMGKLPDAVFIVDPKREEIAVKEVRKLGIPLVAVVDTNCDPDLVDYVIPGNDDAIRSIRLFASKIADAVIEGQQLVGADDLGMIAGSDAPEDKPGPEAAEVAKPAAVEPAVEESGTVSEEEK; encoded by the coding sequence ATGGCGATTATTACAATGAAGCAGCTTCTCGAGGCGGGGGTCCATTTCGGCCATCAGACCCGCCGGTGGAACCCGAAGATGGCAAAATACATCTTCGGCGATCGCAACGGGATCTACATCATAGATCTGCAGAAGACCCTGAGGCGTTTCAAGGAGGCCTACAGGTTCGTTCGCGAGTTGTCCGCGGATGGAGGGGTTATCCTTTTTGTGGGGACGAAGAAGCAGGCGCAGGAGTCAATCCTTGAGGAGTCGGAGCGTTGCCGGATGCCCTATGTGAATCACCGGTGGCTCGGTGGGCTTCTCACCAATTTCGCCACCATCAAGAAGAGCGTCTCCCGCCTGAAACAGATTCAGGCCATGGACAAGGAACAGGGTTGGGGGGGGATTAACAAAAAGGAGATCCTCGGCCTGCAGAAAGAGAAGGATAAACTGGCCCGCAACCTTGAGGGCGTTAAGGATATGGGTAAACTTCCCGACGCAGTCTTTATCGTTGACCCGAAGAGGGAGGAGATCGCGGTAAAGGAGGTGCGAAAGCTTGGCATCCCTCTTGTCGCCGTGGTTGACACAAACTGTGATCCTGACCTGGTGGACTACGTCATTCCCGGCAACGACGATGCCATACGGTCTATTCGGCTTTTCGCCTCAAAGATCGCCGACGCAGTGATTGAGGGCCAACAGCTTGTCGGCGCTGACGATCTGGGGATGATCGCCGGCTCCGATGCTCCGGAGGACAAGCCGGGGCCGGAGGCGGCTGAAGTGGCCAAACCCGCTGCCGTCGAGCCTGCTGTTGAAGAATCAGGGACAGTAAGTGAGGAGGAAAAGTAA
- the argJ gene encoding arginine biosynthesis bifunctional protein ArgJ, whose product MEPEKNFKVPGFSASAVSGDIRKKGDGRLDMGLIFCRGDASAAGVFTRNSMAAAPVILCRERLKMGTARAILVNSGNANCMTGQAGMEDARELCREVGRLLEIHEESVLNSSTGVVGVPLPIEDMGAALGPLVRGLSEDGMEPFSRAILTTDTRSKTFAVDLDLSGGPVRVLGVAKGTGMIAPNMATMLAFILTDASVPPGELHGILHGAVEGSFNAVTVDGDTSTNDTVLMLASGMGPALGSERDRLLFRDGVGEVCRALARQLVADGEGAARVVEVLVVGADDNSQAKLAARAVAQSLLVKTALAAADPNWGRIAVAVGYSGAGVHPEDLSLFIGNVAILRGGEPVSGYREEDAVKIMVRDSYTIRISLGSGTGTASILTTDLTEEYVRINSEYRS is encoded by the coding sequence ATGGAGCCTGAAAAAAACTTCAAAGTTCCCGGGTTTTCCGCCTCCGCTGTATCCGGTGATATTCGTAAAAAAGGTGACGGACGCCTGGACATGGGGTTGATCTTCTGCAGAGGCGATGCCTCGGCCGCAGGGGTTTTTACACGCAACAGCATGGCCGCCGCACCTGTGATCCTGTGTCGGGAGAGACTGAAGATGGGCACCGCGAGGGCGATTCTTGTCAATAGCGGAAATGCCAACTGCATGACAGGGCAGGCGGGGATGGAGGACGCCCGGGAGCTCTGCCGGGAGGTGGGCCGTCTCCTGGAAATTCACGAGGAATCGGTCCTGAACAGTTCCACCGGGGTTGTCGGGGTTCCCCTGCCCATTGAAGACATGGGCGCCGCCCTTGGTCCCCTTGTCAGGGGGCTTTCCGAGGATGGGATGGAGCCATTCTCAAGGGCCATCCTGACCACGGACACGCGCAGCAAGACGTTCGCTGTTGATCTGGACCTTTCAGGCGGTCCCGTCAGGGTTCTGGGTGTCGCCAAAGGGACAGGGATGATCGCCCCGAATATGGCAACCATGCTCGCCTTCATTCTTACGGACGCGTCCGTTCCCCCTGGAGAGCTTCATGGGATCCTGCACGGCGCCGTGGAGGGGAGCTTTAATGCAGTAACAGTAGACGGGGACACAAGCACCAACGACACCGTCCTGATGCTGGCTTCCGGTATGGGACCCGCACTTGGCAGCGAGAGGGACAGACTTCTTTTCCGAGATGGAGTCGGAGAGGTCTGTCGGGCATTGGCAAGACAGCTCGTTGCGGACGGCGAGGGGGCCGCCAGGGTCGTTGAAGTGCTGGTGGTCGGAGCCGATGATAATTCCCAGGCAAAGCTTGCCGCCCGTGCCGTAGCCCAAAGCCTGCTGGTGAAGACCGCCCTGGCCGCCGCCGACCCCAATTGGGGCAGGATTGCCGTCGCGGTGGGATATTCCGGTGCCGGGGTTCACCCTGAGGACCTTTCCCTGTTCATAGGGAATGTTGCCATCCTGCGGGGAGGTGAACCTGTGTCAGGGTACCGGGAGGAGGATGCGGTTAAGATCATGGTTCGGGACAGTTATACCATCAGGATCTCCCTGGGTTCCGGCACAGGCACGGCATCCATTCTCACGACCGATCTCACGGAGGAGTATGTCAGGATCAACTCCGAATATCGGAGTTGA
- the kdpD gene encoding sensor protein KdpD translates to MSVTPLPEKPRVLVVDDDRLTLEIVLEILRSGGMDATGATGGAEALKILDEGSWDVVITDIVMDGLTGIDLLHRVKAGSRLLPVICMSGYKSFDSAVQMIKGGASDFLYKPIDRDRLLHVVKSAFSKYRRAIENERIIAQSQSWARELLTLRQLGESSSRDMLQVLFQKTVEAVAETLQIETVSLMIVEGDHLTMAAAMGLPKEIVGKAQVLLGSGISGFVGQTGEPVLINDISKDDRFKPSKFRRQYSTQSALCVPLMRGDKVLGVINANNKTNGEPFSRSDLDLLVTIAAQVAMAVDNTRLFKGLEEKAQALEKAHRELIRLDKDKTELILNISHELKTPLTSIIGFASLLHGLDVQGKTKDLDDYAERIEMSAGLLNHLVERMLELFRLEAGRNAMNRDFIPLQAAVSQAVAELEGTLHGRDVMENFSASTGVHIYTDRSFFTRVLGLILENAVKFSPEDTPIIISWRRHADLPPVPGYASYSGLGKTGNISGGWVEIMVSDSGEGITPAEIPAIFEKFRQLGDILTTKPTGIGLGLSIARAILEFLGGAVWADSRKGDGSTFHILLPGKME, encoded by the coding sequence TTGTCGGTAACCCCATTGCCTGAAAAACCAAGAGTCCTGGTGGTGGACGATGACCGCCTGACCCTCGAGATTGTCCTTGAAATCCTGCGTTCCGGCGGCATGGATGCCACGGGAGCGACCGGGGGTGCGGAGGCCCTGAAGATTCTCGATGAAGGGTCCTGGGACGTCGTGATTACCGATATCGTGATGGATGGCCTGACAGGCATCGACCTGCTTCACAGGGTTAAAGCCGGGAGCAGGCTCCTCCCCGTTATCTGCATGAGCGGATACAAATCCTTCGATAGCGCGGTCCAGATGATCAAGGGCGGCGCCTCCGATTTCCTCTACAAGCCCATCGACCGGGACAGGCTGCTCCATGTAGTGAAAAGTGCATTTTCAAAATATCGGCGGGCCATCGAGAACGAGCGTATAATTGCCCAGTCACAGTCCTGGGCCAGGGAACTGCTTACCCTCAGGCAGCTTGGCGAGTCCTCCAGCCGGGATATGCTGCAGGTCCTGTTCCAGAAGACGGTGGAGGCTGTGGCCGAAACGCTTCAGATCGAGACAGTCTCACTGATGATCGTCGAGGGGGATCATCTCACCATGGCAGCGGCCATGGGGCTGCCGAAGGAGATTGTAGGGAAGGCACAGGTGCTCCTCGGGTCCGGAATATCCGGGTTTGTAGGCCAGACTGGTGAACCGGTCCTCATCAACGATATCAGCAAGGATGACCGGTTTAAACCGTCCAAATTCAGAAGACAGTATTCCACCCAGTCCGCGCTGTGTGTTCCGCTCATGCGGGGCGACAAGGTGCTTGGTGTCATCAACGCCAACAACAAGACCAATGGGGAGCCCTTTTCCAGATCCGACCTGGACCTCCTGGTAACCATCGCGGCCCAGGTCGCCATGGCAGTGGACAATACCAGGCTCTTTAAAGGCCTGGAGGAAAAGGCTCAGGCGCTGGAGAAGGCTCACCGGGAACTGATCCGGCTGGACAAGGACAAAACCGAGCTGATTCTCAATATTTCACACGAGTTAAAGACCCCATTGACCTCAATTATCGGGTTTGCGAGCCTGCTGCACGGGCTGGATGTGCAGGGGAAAACGAAGGATCTGGATGATTATGCCGAGCGAATTGAGATGTCCGCCGGCCTGCTTAACCATCTGGTTGAGAGGATGCTGGAGCTGTTTCGCCTGGAGGCCGGGCGGAATGCAATGAACCGTGATTTTATCCCTCTTCAAGCCGCCGTGTCCCAGGCTGTGGCGGAGCTGGAAGGCACCCTGCATGGGCGTGATGTCATGGAAAATTTTTCGGCGTCCACCGGAGTCCACATTTATACCGACCGCTCCTTTTTTACCCGTGTCCTGGGCCTGATTCTGGAGAATGCCGTGAAATTTTCCCCCGAGGATACACCCATAATCATTTCATGGCGCCGGCACGCTGATCTGCCCCCCGTTCCCGGTTATGCCTCCTACTCCGGGCTGGGAAAAACCGGGAACATCTCCGGCGGATGGGTGGAGATCATGGTCTCCGATTCGGGTGAGGGGATAACGCCGGCGGAGATCCCCGCTATTTTCGAGAAGTTTCGTCAGCTTGGGGATATTTTGACGACTAAACCCACGGGAATCGGGCTGGGTCTGTCCATAGCCAGGGCCATCCTGGAATTTCTGGGCGGCGCTGTGTGGGCCGATAGCCGTAAGGGGGATGGAAGCACATTTCACATTCTTCTTCCCGGGAAGATGGAATAG